The Punica granatum isolate Tunisia-2019 chromosome 4, ASM765513v2, whole genome shotgun sequence sequence GGGGTGGTGGCTTGTGAACCGGTGCTGGTGGCTTGTGAACCGGTGCTGGTGGCTTGTGAACCGGCGGGGGAGGGGATTTGTAGAGATAAGGGTGGTGGGGTGGTGGCTTGTGAACCGGTGCTGGTGGCTTGTGAACCGGCGGGGGAGGGGATTTGTAGATATAAGGGTGGTGGGGTGGTGGCTTGTGAACCGGTGCTGGTGGCTTGTGAACCGGAGGAGGAGGGGATTTGTAGATGTAATGGTGGTGGGGTGGTGGCTTGTGAACCGGAGGAGGAGGGGATTTGTAGAGATAAGGGTGGTGGGGTGGTGGCTTGTGAACCGGAGGAGGAGGTGGCGGGGACTTATACTTGTATGGCTTCTTGTGAGGAGGGGGTGGTGGCGGAGAGTGGACTGGAGGTGGGGGAGGAGACTTGTACTTGTAGACCGGGGGTGGTGGCGGAGGAGACTTGTATTTGTAGATTGGATGAGGTGGTGGTGACGGCTTGTGGACCGGTGGTGGGGGAGGAGACTTATACTTGTAGGGCTTCTTGTGTGGTGGTGGGGAAATGTGAACTGGGGGTGGCGGGGGAGGGGACTTGTACTTGTAGGGCTTATGGGGGGGCAGATGCGGTGGGGACTTCGGGATGTGCGGAGGCGGCGGTGGGGATTTGTACTTGTAGGGGTGGTGAGGCGGCGACGGCGAAGGAGGCAATTTTTTGGGCGGCGGCGGAGGAGAGGAGTAAGCGTAGTTCGCAGTGGTCTCGAAGGGCAAGCTAAGGGACATGAAGGCCACTAGGAGAGTGGCAACCAGAGAGGCCATTGGAGACCCCATTGTAGTTGGTTCCTTGCCCTACGAAATTGTGGGGTGTTGGGTATGCCTTAACACTTCCCTCCCCCACTCTTTATATAGATTTGGTTTCTTACCCCCTtttaattaacaataataattaaccGTGGTAAAAGATACCGCATGAAATAAGAACAAATGGCAAGGGGTTGAATTGGGAGAGTCATCTCTCGAAGGCTTGGGAGAAATTTGACTTTGggtgaaaaataaatgttgTTCAAAAGTTTGGTTTTGATTGATTGAGGATGCAAGCTAAGCAAAATAATAAAGTAATAGTTGCATGCAGcctcgattaattaaattgtatATAACTAATGTCcgattaaaaaaatgtaatgaagaAATATACATCTTTATTGGAACTCTTattaaaagattttaaatttctttctcgtttatgaaattttttgtacttttttatttttttagtatttattcatttatttcgtTAATGGATCCCTATGACCCAAaggaacaaaaaaataaaaataaaaataagaaaaattaattaatatgaatTAGTTTAAGTAATTcgattcttatttttcttaggTAAGATTTTTTGTTCGAACAttgtgaataaagaaaatttatgattagAATAGTTTTATCATTTAGTGGATCGACTCGGTTCAAATTAGATTATTCAAGATTCATTAGATTTTTAAATATCAGGATGCACcctaaataaaaaagatgaatCTTTTACTTTAAGTTCTTTTTTTCAGGGGAAGCATTTTCTATGGTCCCTCACTTTGTGGAAAATTTTTGCCATCTGGGACCCGGCGGCGATTGATCACTGTTTGATCTAACtttcatatgtatatagtTTTAATTAAGCAATGcataaaattgatttataGCCTTTTTAACATGATTTTGAGTGTATGTACCGTCTTAAGATTctaaaaagagagaagagccATATATAGATGATGAGAAATATTTTGCTCGACTGAGGACATATTCAACGCTACATAATATTAGTCGATGACAATATTTATCGGTAGTCAAAACAGTGATCGATTTAAATCTAACTTTCCTATGCCTATAACTCTTTTACGAGTCAGTTCAAGCAGGTTAGTCATACGTCGGGTTAGCATGATCATGATTTCACGGAGATAATTACTTCCAATCGGCTTGTAAACAAGATCCGAACCGATCAAACCTTAAGGAGATGAGTGCACCGATTCCTCAAGTGCTATCTAAGCCAATTTCTTGTGTTCATTGTTAatcattattaaaatattgcACATCGCCATGTAGTACAAGTTGTACGAGACGTGATGTAATactagtttctttttttttctcctttttctgtctttttccatctttttatcgctccttatatatatatatatatatataattatttataaaacaaTAAGTAATTAATGATTAGTCAAACAATATGACTCTATGTCCTAACAGGATTATTCTCACACGGAAACTCATGGACTTGTTCGTCCCTCTTCCGTACCAAAAAGATTAGGTGAAAGCCTAAGCGCAAGGATGAGAACAGCACATTCTATCGGAAAACGACTAAAAATGTTGCTATagttacataaaaaaattatcatgatCTTGAATTCAGGAAGATATTAATCACTAATCAGGTCCAAAGTTATTTCAGTGTTTAcagatatatattaattcttAGTTATATCTTCTAGGAGGTGAAGACGTACAGCTAGAATTGAAGAACACTTAAACCAGAGAAAACACGTTTTATTTGgcttttttttccgattataaAGGAGACACGATACTTagtaaaatgaaagaaaaattcgaAATAATTAATGAAACGGTAAGGGTAGTCCCCACTAAGTATCGAACTTGTAACCTCGAAGTCAACATGCGAAAGCGTGCGCCACTGCGCTACaccctctttttttatttggttgtccctttttaatatttatttgttactattattttttattattagtattGTTATATCCTTTTCAAAGTCCTTTTCCTGTTTGAAAATTGTTaggtttcaattttttttgtgtgcaTATAAAACAAGCTCGAATTGTCGGCCCaacatattattattgaacTATCATACATACACGTACGGCGGTGTAGATATGGCTTCTAGTATGAATTCCATTTCTTTTCCCCCAAAGAATACGGCCCTGGTCATCCTTCTGTTTGAATTACAAGGGATTATATGAACATAATacgataataaaaaattttaatttaaatatatataaatatgagaAGTTCACCaatcaaaaattgaatttgtaatcttttaatttcataaGATGGCATTGGACATCGTTCCTACCGAACACCGCCGACATGCAAGTTGCGAGAGCCTTTGGGTAACAATTGCCACGTCAAGGTTATTTGCCAAAATAAAAGTCAAATCTGATGAATGACCCCGTTATCGTTGAATTTGCAATATAAGTGTGGGAAAGATGATGCATGCAATTGCAAATGTGGTGCATTGAGGTGCCTCCACAACATGTACACACTACGTACCATGAAGAGGGAAAACTAATGTCGTGCACATGACGTACAAGATACAATATTGAGGCATCCACGCATGCATATCGGTAGGACGACTTTGCTTGTATCGAAGGAAACGGAGGGAAAGTAACTCTACCGGGCCTCGACTCCTTTTTTCTCCCAAAGAAAACGACATGAGAAATTTTTATGAAACTGAGTCGATCGATCTATGTTATGTTTCTTCATCCTGATCCAATGGGGGTAATCTAGGACCCATTCTTGCATTAGGTTGgtcattataattattaatatatatatatatatatatatatttcgtcTTATAAATTTGAGTGTCAGTCAATTTTGATCATATAAGTTAAAAGTACCGAAttagtcctataagtttgttccccaagaaaattttaatcctataagttttgaaaaagacatttttgatTATATAAGTTAACTTTCGATTAAAATGTGAtcctataaattttgaaaaagaaatgcaTTTTTTTGTCCTATAAGTCACGGAATGTATTAAGTTGCTTTACAAAACAAACGTATATGATTGATTTGacatttttaaaacat is a genomic window containing:
- the LOC116205024 gene encoding extensin isoform X1, which encodes MGSPMASLVATLLVAFMSLSLPFETTANYAYSSPPPPPKKLPPSPSPPHHPYKYKSPPPPPHIPKSPPHLPPHKPYKYKSPPPPPPVHISPPPHKKPYKYKSPPPPPVHKPSPPPHPIYKYKSPPPPPPVYKYKSPPPPPVHSPPPPPPHKKPYKYKSPPPPPPVHKPPPHHPYLYKSPPPPVHKPPPHHHYIYKSPPPPVHKPPAPVHKPPPHHPYIYKSPPPPVHKPPAPVHKPPPHHPYLYKSPPPPVHKPPAPVHKPPAPVHKPPPHHPYLYKSPPPPVHKPPAPVHKPPPHHPYLYKSPPPPYHY
- the LOC116205024 gene encoding extensin isoform X2, which produces MGSPMASLVATLLVAFMSLSLPFETTANYAYSSPPPPPKKLPPSPSPPHHPYKYKSPPPPPHIPKSPPHLPPHKPYKYKSPPPPPPVHISPPPHKKPYKYKSPPPPPVHKPSPPPHPIYKYKSPPPPPPVYKYKSPPPPPVHSPPPPPPHKKPYKYKSPPPPPPVHKPPPHHPYLYKSPPPPVHKPPPHHHYIYKSPPPPVHKPPAPVHKPPPHHPYIYKSPPPPVHKPPAPVHKPPPHHPYLYKSPPPPVHKPPAPVHKPPAPVHKPPPHHPYLYKSPPPPYHY